The genomic region GTTGCACAATATCAAGTTGAAAGATGCTTATGATAAATCACAAAAGTTGCGTAATTTAATTGCTGATAGTCAAAAGAACGCTTTGATTTATAAGACTGCTTTGGCATTAGAAGGATTGCCTCGACAATATAGTACTCATGCTGCGGGAATTATTTTAAGTGATCATGACTTATGTGATTTTGTGCCATTGCAAATAGGGTCAGAAGGAATTTACTTAACTCAATTTGCTAAAGAACAGGTTGAAGAAGTTGGATTATTGAAGATTGATTTCTTGGGCTTGCGTAACCTTACGATATTAGAAAACGCAATTCAGTTTATTAAACATGATTATGATGCAGATTTTGATATTAGGGAAATCAGTCTTAATGATGAAGCTACTTTAAAGCTGTTTCAGAATGCAGATACTAAAGGAGTTTTCCAATTTGAATCTGATGGGATTCGAAATGTCTTAAAACGACTCAAGCCACAAAATTTTGAAGATATAGTTTCAACCAATGCGTTGTATCGTCCTGGCCCAATTCAAAATATTGATGAGTTTATTGCACGTAAAAATAAACGTAAAGCAGTTAACTACTTAAATGAAAAGCTTGAGCCAATTTTGCAAAAAACGTATGGAATTATTGTTTACCAAGAACAAGTTATGCAAGTTGCAGCTATTATGGGTGGCTTTTCTCTTGGACAAGCTGATTTGCTAAGAAGAGCGATGAGTAAGAAGAAGCAAACTGTAATTGATAAGATGAGAACACAGTTTGTCAATGGGGCTATCGAAAAGGGATATAGTCAATATGACGCGGTTCAAGTTTATGAATTTATTGAGCATTTTGGAAATTATGGATTTAACCGTTCGCACTCTGTGGCATATTCAAAATTAGCATTTCAGTTAGCATATATTAAAGCACATTATCCAGCTGCTTTCTATGCTGCAATTTTAAATTCAGTGATTGGAAACAGTAGTAAAACGCGTGATTATGTAATTGAAGCAAAGCAAAAGGGTGTCAAAATACATCTACCAGATATCAATCAAAGTCAAAAATATTTTATATTGAAAAAGCATGTAATTTATTTTGGATTTAGAAGTATTTGGAAGATACGAACAGATTTGATTCAAATAATTTTATCTGAGCGTAATGAAAATGGATTTTTCCATAGTGTTGCTGATTTTATTCGGAGAATTGATGAGCGTTTCCTAAGTGATGATGTATTGGATGCATTGATTTATGCAGGTACATTTGATGAATTTGGTGAAACACGAAATCAATTATTAAGTGAAGTTCCGGGAATACTAGAAACAATTAAATTAAGTGGTGATAATGTTGATTTAATGAAACAACTTATGCCAAAAAAAATGCAACAAAAAGTCAGTTTATCTGAAAATGAGTTGTTAGAAAAAGAAGTAGAGTATCTTGGGACATATATTTCAGGTCATCCAGTTGATCAGTATAAAAAACTAACTGAAATTTATCAGACAGAAACTGTTAAACAATTGAAAGTAGGAATATATGCAAAATCAATTTTGTATATTAAAAACGTGAAAGTGATTAGAACTAAGAAACAAATGCAAATGGCGTTTGTGACAGCAAGTGATGCAACTGGTGAAATCAATTTGACTGTATTTCCTAAACAATTTATACAGTTTGGTAATTTGTTACAAGAGGGTAATGTTATTTTTGTAACTGGAAAAATCGATGAACGCAATGAAAAATTAAATTACATCGTCAATGAAGTTCATGATGCAAGTAAAATTAATTCTAAATGTTTTTATTTAAAAATCGAAGAATTAGATAAAGAACGTAAAGAAAAATTATTGCATGTAATGCAACAATTTCATGGAAAAATTCCAGTAATAATTTATGAAGAAAAAAGCAAGCAAAAAATTCGGATGTCTAACAAATATTGGCTAAGTGATACAGAAGCAACAATCCAAGCTTTATGCGATTTTCTAGGTAAATCAAATGTAGTATTACAATAACTTATAGTTGTAAATGCCAAAATCAAAAATTTTATCATTCTAAAACAATCATAAATGTGATAAGATAAAAGACGGAGAATGTATATTACAGATTTATTACTTGAGGTGAAAAAAGTGAAACGCATTGGTATTCTTACAAGTGGTGGCGATTCACAAGGAATGAACGCTGCTGTTCGTGCCATTGCTCGTTCTGCAATGAGTGCTGGTCTCGAAGCATATGGTATCAACTACGGTTTTAAAGGTTTAGTTGAAGGCAACATCTTTAAAATGAATTCAGAAGAACTTGATGGAATCATCAACCGTGGTGGTACAGTTCTTTACTCTGCACGTTTTCCAGAGTTCGCTCAGGAAGAAGTTCAATTAAAGGGTATTGAACAGCTTAAGAAATTCGGGATCGATGCTTTAGTAGTTATCGGTGGCGATGGATCATATCACGGTGCATTGAAGCTTACAAAACACGGCTTTAATTCTATTGGAGTACCTGGAACAATCGATAATGATATTCCAGGAACAGACTTTACAATTGGTTTTGATACAGCAGTAAATGTTGCAACCGAAGCCCTTGATCGCATTAATGATACTGCAACTTCACACCAACGTACATTTGTTGTTGAAGTTATGGGTCGCGGAGCTGGCGACATTGCATTATGGGCTGGAATTGCTGCTGGTGCAGATGCAATCGTAATTCCAGAACGTGATTATGATGTTAAGGCAATTGCTGAAAAGATCAAGCAAAACAAAGAACGTGGCAAGGATCATGCTTTAATTGTTATTGCAGAAGGTGTAATGTCTGCTGCAGACTTTAAAGAACAATTAGATCAATATGGTGACTTTGATAGTCGTGCTGTTACATTAGCTCACGTCCAACGTGGTGGAACACCAACTGCAAAGGATCGTGTTTTAGCTAGTCGTTTAGGTGATTATGCTGTACGCTTATTACTTGAAGGCAAAGGTGGATTAGCTATTGGAATTCACGATAACAAATTAGTTGCCACAGACATTATCGATACATTAGAAAATCACAAGCATAAGACAGATGTTTCATTGCTAGATTTAAATGATCGTTTAAGATTTTAATTAAAGGAGAAACAGACTTATGAAAAAAACAAAAATCGTAAGCACACTTGGACCAGCAAGTAATGATTTAGATACAATTACAAAGTTAATTGAAGCTGGCGCAAACGTATTCCGTTTTAACTTCTCACACGGTGACCACGAAGAACACAAAGGTCGCATGAACTTAGTTGCAGAAGCTGAAAAAGTAACAGGTAAAAAGGTTGGTCGTTTACTTGATACTAAAGGTGCTGAAATCCGTACAACAGTTCAAAAAGAAGGCAAGATCCAATTCAACATTGGTGACGAAGTACGTATCTCAATGGATTCATCAATTGAAGGTACAAAAGAAAAGATTGCTGTTACATACCCAGGTCTTTTTGACGATGTTCACGTAGGTGGCCACGTATTATTCGATGATGGTTTAATCGACATGGAAATCGAAGAAAAAGATGAAGCTAACAAAGAATTAGTATGTAAAGTATTAAACGAAGGTGTATTAGGTTCACGTAAAGGTGTTAACGCTCCTGGTGTATCAATCAACTTACCTGGTATTACAGAAAAAGATTCAGACGATATTCGTTTTGGTTTAGACCAAGGTATCAACTTTATCGCTGCATCATTTGTTCGTAAACCACAAGATATCTTAGACATTCGTGAATTACTTGAAGAAAAACATGCAGAACATGTTCAAATCTTCCCTAAGATCGAATCACAAGAAGGTATCGACAACTTTGATGAAATCTTGAAAGTTTCAGATGGTTTAATGATCGCTCGTGGTGACATGGGTGTTGAAATCCCACCTGAAAATGTTCCTTTGGTTCAAAAATCATTAATCAAGAAATGTAACGCTGTTGGTAAGCCAGTTATTACAGCTACACAAATGCTTGACTCAATGGAAGAAAACCCACGTCCAACACGTGCTGAAGCTTCAGACGTTGCTAACGCTGTATTTGATGGTACAGACGCAACAATGCTTTCAGGTGAATCAGCAAACGGTGAATACCCAGTAGAAGCAGTTGCTACAATGGCTCGTATCGATGTGAAAGCAGAAAATGCATTACGTCAATACAAGAACTTTGCAATCAACTCATTCGATAAGACAGATGTTACAGAAGCTATCGGTCATGCTGCTGCAGAAGCTGCAAACAACTTGAACATCAAGACAATTGTTGCTGCTACAGAATCAGGCTACACAGCTCGTATGATTTCTAAGTATCGTCCAGATGCAGATATCTTAGCTGTAACATTTGATGAAAAGACACGTGGTGGCTTAACAATCAACTGGGGTGTATACCCAGTTGTTGCTGAAAAACCTGCATCAACAGATAAGATGTTTGAATTAGCTACAGAAGAAGCTAAGAAGGCTGGATTTGCTAAGGAAGGCGACTTGATCTTAATCGTTGCTGGTGTTCCTGTAGGTGAAAAAGGTACAACAAATATCATGAAGATCCAATTAGTTGGTTCTGCATTAGTAAACGGCCAAGGTGTTGGCGAAGAAACAGTTATCGGTAAAGCTGTAGTTGCAACATCAGCTAAAGAAGCAAACGAAAAAGCTGAAGAAGGTTGCGTATTAGTTACAAAGACAACTGACAA from Ligilactobacillus cholophilus harbors:
- the dnaE gene encoding DNA polymerase III subunit alpha, with translation MFSPLQVISSYSLLQSTLKIDDFVRRGKELGYEALALTDNNVMYGVLDFYHACQKYGVKPLIGLTLKLNGKDQDENELILIAKNRNGYQNLLKISSAKMSKEGFEAGDAPINLSEIKNFTADIIAIVPENSKVDKSIMSHQFEQAKNELNALISLFSQSNVFLGVNEFMDDNLIYNLRQLQNQVQVPLIATSFVKYLKAEEKFNVEVLKCIGKTSKLSDEQLAVPQNGKHFLKSPEEFMKLYVDSGLKDAYEQNCEVVDEINVELDFPKTQLPHYPTPNGVSSESYLKNLCQRGLQKRIQHEKIQNSNVYQERLNHELEVIHRMGFDDYFLIVWDVTNFSHKNNILVGPGRGSAAGSLVAYVLYITDVDPIKYDLLFERFLNEERAQMPDIDLDIPDQKRDEIIEYVHQRYGQNHMAQIITYSHLNARQVIRDVSRVMGQNQYEISSWSNALPRLHNIKLKDAYDKSQKLRNLIADSQKNALIYKTALALEGLPRQYSTHAAGIILSDHDLCDFVPLQIGSEGIYLTQFAKEQVEEVGLLKIDFLGLRNLTILENAIQFIKHDYDADFDIREISLNDEATLKLFQNADTKGVFQFESDGIRNVLKRLKPQNFEDIVSTNALYRPGPIQNIDEFIARKNKRKAVNYLNEKLEPILQKTYGIIVYQEQVMQVAAIMGGFSLGQADLLRRAMSKKKQTVIDKMRTQFVNGAIEKGYSQYDAVQVYEFIEHFGNYGFNRSHSVAYSKLAFQLAYIKAHYPAAFYAAILNSVIGNSSKTRDYVIEAKQKGVKIHLPDINQSQKYFILKKHVIYFGFRSIWKIRTDLIQIILSERNENGFFHSVADFIRRIDERFLSDDVLDALIYAGTFDEFGETRNQLLSEVPGILETIKLSGDNVDLMKQLMPKKMQQKVSLSENELLEKEVEYLGTYISGHPVDQYKKLTEIYQTETVKQLKVGIYAKSILYIKNVKVIRTKKQMQMAFVTASDATGEINLTVFPKQFIQFGNLLQEGNVIFVTGKIDERNEKLNYIVNEVHDASKINSKCFYLKIEELDKERKEKLLHVMQQFHGKIPVIIYEEKSKQKIRMSNKYWLSDTEATIQALCDFLGKSNVVLQ
- the pfkA gene encoding 6-phosphofructokinase; translated protein: MKRIGILTSGGDSQGMNAAVRAIARSAMSAGLEAYGINYGFKGLVEGNIFKMNSEELDGIINRGGTVLYSARFPEFAQEEVQLKGIEQLKKFGIDALVVIGGDGSYHGALKLTKHGFNSIGVPGTIDNDIPGTDFTIGFDTAVNVATEALDRINDTATSHQRTFVVEVMGRGAGDIALWAGIAAGADAIVIPERDYDVKAIAEKIKQNKERGKDHALIVIAEGVMSAADFKEQLDQYGDFDSRAVTLAHVQRGGTPTAKDRVLASRLGDYAVRLLLEGKGGLAIGIHDNKLVATDIIDTLENHKHKTDVSLLDLNDRLRF
- the pyk gene encoding pyruvate kinase; protein product: MKKTKIVSTLGPASNDLDTITKLIEAGANVFRFNFSHGDHEEHKGRMNLVAEAEKVTGKKVGRLLDTKGAEIRTTVQKEGKIQFNIGDEVRISMDSSIEGTKEKIAVTYPGLFDDVHVGGHVLFDDGLIDMEIEEKDEANKELVCKVLNEGVLGSRKGVNAPGVSINLPGITEKDSDDIRFGLDQGINFIAASFVRKPQDILDIRELLEEKHAEHVQIFPKIESQEGIDNFDEILKVSDGLMIARGDMGVEIPPENVPLVQKSLIKKCNAVGKPVITATQMLDSMEENPRPTRAEASDVANAVFDGTDATMLSGESANGEYPVEAVATMARIDVKAENALRQYKNFAINSFDKTDVTEAIGHAAAEAANNLNIKTIVAATESGYTARMISKYRPDADILAVTFDEKTRGGLTINWGVYPVVAEKPASTDKMFELATEEAKKAGFAKEGDLILIVAGVPVGEKGTTNIMKIQLVGSALVNGQGVGEETVIGKAVVATSAKEANEKAEEGCVLVTKTTDKDYLPAIEKASALVVENGGLTSHAAVVGISMGIPVVVGAENATEAIKEGETVTVDSRRGAIYRGASSTL